Proteins encoded in a region of the Candidatus Nezhaarchaeota archaeon genome:
- a CDS encoding HEPN domain-containing protein, with protein sequence MEVIEEAKRRLLQALRDLKAARNSLANESYEWACFQAQQAAEKAVKALLYAHGRSSWGHSVVELLDSIKDCEAVAEGLYVKARELDRHYIPSRYPSAFDSGYPGMYYDEPTAKRAIESCEVIMEWVEKRLKDLGLGL encoded by the coding sequence ATGGAGGTCATTGAGGAGGCTAAGAGGCGGCTTCTACAAGCACTCAGGGACCTTAAAGCTGCTCGCAACAGTCTAGCCAACGAGAGCTATGAGTGGGCCTGCTTTCAGGCTCAACAAGCCGCTGAGAAGGCGGTCAAGGCCCTCCTATACGCTCACGGCAGGAGCTCCTGGGGGCACAGCGTCGTCGAGCTCTTGGACTCCATTAAGGACTGCGAAGCGGTCGCAGAGGGCTTGTACGTAAAGGCCAGGGAGCTCGATAGGCACTACATACCATCAAGGTACCCCAGCGCCTTCGACTCTGGCTACCCCGGCATGTATTACGATGAGCCAACGGCGAAGAGGGCAATAGAGAGCTGCGAGGTGATTATGGAGTGGGTGGAGAAGCGCCTAAAAGACCTTGGGCTAGGGCTGTAG
- a CDS encoding polyprenyl synthetase family protein: MAARQEVLREAWRIVEELGGRALREAWRIAEEWEIAAPSVRKALDKLRAGWRDLARPAIVALSCRAVGGDVEKALRAAAPLILLSGGFDLHDDIIDRSITRGPRRRKTILGLFGPEVTMLLGDALLVGGAWRLASTLSEMGLGGGEAERIMRLIFELGEAEAMELGFVRRLDVAVPQYLKLVEKKAADVEAYARLGAAIGEGGEQQREALGRFGRRLGMMAIVRDDLEDLLEYRVELKNRVLYESLPLPVLRALRSRRSSGRLRELLSKTELSVEELREVVRLTERGGGVRYTLEVLRQLSAEAEKALDEVRGDVEGLRILLKATVPPLIEGA, encoded by the coding sequence GTGGCGGCTAGGCAGGAGGTCTTAAGGGAGGCGTGGAGGATAGTAGAGGAGCTCGGGGGGAGGGCTCTAAGAGAAGCGTGGAGGATAGCTGAAGAGTGGGAGATAGCTGCCCCTAGCGTTAGGAAGGCCCTAGATAAGCTTAGGGCTGGGTGGAGGGACTTAGCTAGGCCGGCCATAGTAGCGCTCAGCTGTAGGGCCGTCGGAGGGGACGTGGAGAAGGCGCTTAGAGCGGCCGCCCCGCTCATCTTGCTGAGCGGGGGCTTCGACCTACACGACGACATAATAGACCGCTCAATAACTAGGGGGCCTAGGCGTAGAAAGACTATCCTAGGCCTCTTCGGCCCAGAGGTAACTATGCTGCTGGGCGACGCCCTGTTGGTGGGAGGGGCTTGGAGGCTAGCGTCTACGCTAAGCGAGATGGGGTTGGGGGGAGGGGAGGCCGAGAGGATAATGAGGCTGATCTTCGAGCTGGGGGAGGCTGAGGCCATGGAGCTAGGCTTCGTGAGGCGCCTGGACGTCGCCGTCCCGCAGTACTTAAAGCTAGTAGAGAAGAAGGCGGCGGACGTAGAGGCCTACGCTAGGCTCGGAGCGGCCATCGGCGAGGGGGGTGAGCAGCAGCGCGAGGCGCTCGGAAGGTTCGGTAGGAGGCTCGGGATGATGGCTATCGTTAGGGACGACCTAGAGGACCTGCTAGAGTATCGCGTTGAGCTTAAGAATAGAGTGCTCTACGAGAGCCTGCCGCTACCGGTGCTAAGGGCCCTAAGGTCTAGGAGGTCCTCGGGGAGGCTTAGGGAGCTCCTCTCGAAAACTGAGCTGAGCGTAGAGGAGCTGAGGGAAGTGGTAAGGCTAACTGAGAGGGGCGGAGGAGTTAGGTACACGCTAGAGGTCTTAAGGCAGCTCAGCGCGGAGGCTGAGAAGGCCCTCGATGAAGTAAGGGGGGACGTAGAGGGCTTAAGGATACTGCTCAAGGCGACGGTGCCGCCGTTGATCGAAGGAGCCTAA